The Terriglobia bacterium genome contains the following window.
CCGCTGATCACGACTCGTCCGAGGGCAGCGCCCCGGCAACGGCTGATCGGGGTGCACTCCAGCAGACGCTGGTCATACCAGTCCATGAAGCCGATCAAGAACACGAACAGTCCGAGGGAGAGAAGAAGGAAACCGGCCGCGACCACTACACTTTCAGGCATGGGAGGATTCGCGAGAGTACGCGCTCGGCGGGCACTTTAGCATTCGGGGCGGGCAAAGACCAATGTGAATATTCAGGATTCCCCGGAGACAGCAATGCCCCAGAGGTTACGTTTCCCGCGATAGAGTGGTTTCAAACCAGCTAGAAGCCGAGGAGGATTTCGCTTTTGCTCTCAGGAATCTGCAGGTCCAGTCCGCGCTGGTGATTCTCCGCCAGCGTCGCGTCCACATTGAGTTGGCTGAGCGGTACCTGTATGGCGGTACGGTATGGTTCTTTGATGATCAGCAGCGAATCCGTGACCGTGTAGTTCCGGGCCTCGAGCTTTCGCCCGTTCGAAAGGATGAAAATCGCCTGCGGAGTTCTTGTCGAAGCAGCAGCGCGTGCTACAACCACGTCGGGGACCTCGATCATCTTTGGTGGTTCCACGGGGGTGATTTGGATGGGTGCTGCCACAGGCGCAGGGCGCTCATCACGAACTACTACGACGGGCGGCGCGGGCTGTTCGATCACTTCGGGGTACGCTTGGTCGTAACCATAGAAACCGTCGTAAAGGCCAAACGGGTAAACTACCGGTCCAAAGCGGTTGGCGCGGAAATGGTGGCCGAAGCCTGATCGTAGAATGACGCCCGGAGGATGTGGACGGCCTCCGCGGATGGGACCGGCAGAGATCGTGGATCGCATCTGTGCCAAGCCCGGCACGGCCAACAGAATCGCTACGAAACTCAGAAAGGCAGACCGCATAGGGCACCCCGCCCACCTTGCCTACATTCGCCTTCATTCATGATACGCCCGGTTGGTGCCGGGTAGCGTATCCAAATTGTAAAAACCGGCACCCGGTTCGGTCTCGTCAACTGGCCTGATTTGTTATCGTGAGGTATGTCCCAGGTTTCCTGCGAAGCTGTTCTGTTCGATCTCGACGGTGTTCTCATCGACTCCACCCCGGCGGTAGAGCGAGTCTGGACGCGCTGGGCCGAGGTCCATGGGTTCGAGCCCCACGAAGTCGTGCAGCGCGCTCATGGACGGCCGAGCATCGTGACCCTGCGGGAGTATCTCCCCAACGCGAACCATGAAGCCGAAAATACGCTGGTCGAACGAGCGGAAATTGAGGACATCGAAGGAATCGTTCCTCTCCCAGGAGCATTGGAACTGCTGAGAAGCCTGCCCCCAGATCGCTGGGCCATCGTGACCTCCTGTACCAGGCCGCTGGCGAAGGTGCGGATCGACGCCGCTGGTCTACCGCGACCCAAGTTTTTCATAGCATCCACCGATGTTTCTAATGGAAAGCCTCATCCTGAGCCATATCTTCAAGGGGCAAAGCGCCTGGGATTTGCCGCCGAACGCTGCATCGTGGTTGAAGATGCTCCCGCCGGAATTCGGGCGGGCAAGGCTGCGGGAATGAGAGTGATCGCCTTCGGAACCATTACTGGCGAAAAGGAACTGCGCGATGCGGGGGCCAACTGGATCCTGCGCAATTGCTCGGAGATTCGGACCAAGTCGCTCGGCGCGGCTGGATTGGAACTGAGCTTGAGCGACTAGGGGCTCGATCAGTGTGACGAGATATTGAAATCACGGATATAAGGCCCGCACCGGTATCGCTCCGGAAATCTACATCTGCACTGCCGCAAAAGGCACCGGCGAAGTATAGTTTGATCAGCCCTGGAAAAACTCGTGAACAGCACAACGTTTCGTTTTGCCATCTTTCTGAAGATGCTGATTCTGTTCTGTTTACTTGGAACAGCGGCATTTGCTGCCGAAACTCCGCGTCGGATTCCCATTACGCTTGGCGCTGATGACGTCATCCCGACGGGTAACGAATGGATCGCCTTGCCGACCATCCGCGCGTCCGATGCGGCACTCGTAAACTTCAACGTGCTCTCCATGCGTGACCGTGGCCTGCTGCAGGTCTCAGGCGACGGCAATTCGCCGGCGTTAGGTCCATATGTTCAGGTGGACGGAAAGACAGTCGCGATTCGGAACCTCTCGTGGGAGTTGATCGAGTACTGGGTTCCGACGGCGAAGTTCAGCGTGGGAGATATCGAATTCACGTTCACCTACTGCGCTCCACCGGGTTCACGCGGCGCGTTCCTGAACATCAAGGCCACGAATCGTGGCAAGGCGCAGACATCCGTGGTTCTTGGTGCGAAAGCCTCATGGGGGGCGCTGGATCGCGTCACCTATCTACCGGTGGCGCTTCGTGGCGACCGCACCATCGTTCCTGCGCCATGGGTCGCCGATGGGGAGACCTTCGCGTTTGTAACAGATGACACAAAGTTTGCGTGGGCATTCGTTCACCCGGGATCGCAAACGACGTGGAACGGTCCTCCGGCGGAGCATGCGCCGATGTCGGACGCGCACAAGTCGGTCACACTCGCGCCTGGCTCATCGACGGAAGTCAATTTTGTTCTTGCTGCCGGAGTCGAGGAATTCAGCGCGGCACATAACGCGAAGGCCCTGGTCGAATTGCTCGATCGAAATGGCGCGGACGCGTTGATCGACGAAGCCGCCGCATGGTGCCGCAAGCGCACACGCACTACCGGGCAGCCGGATCTCGACCTGTTGATGAATCGCAATTTCCTCTTTACGGCACTTTACGCGTGGGGAAGGACGATCGACACGGAACAACTTGTTGGCGCAACGTCGCGAAGCCCGCGATATTACGTTTCGGCGGCGTACTGGGATCGCGACGCGATGCTGTGGAGTTTCCCCGGCCTGCTCGATATCGACCCTGGCATGGCACGCGATGCGCTCGATTATGCACTGACGATCCAGTTGCGGAACACAGGAATCCATAGCCGATTCATTGACGGCATTGTCCTTGAAGACGGCTTCCAACTGGATGAGGCGGTCGCGCCGGTTATCGCGCTCGGCGACTACGTAAAGAAGACGAACGATACTGGCTTCCTCACCGCGCATCGAGACGCTCTGGTCATGCTGCGCGACAGGTTGCTTTCGCGGTTTGATCCTGCGACGGGCCTCTATTCCACACTGCAGGATTCCCAGGATGAATACCAGAAACTGCCGTTCAACACTTACAGCAACGTTCTGACCTGGCGTGCGCTGCTGGACATGGCGGATCTTTTCGAAGGATTGAAAGATGCGAACACCGCTCGCGATCTTACCCAGCGTGCGGCGTTACTGAAGAAAGCGATCCTGCAGGAGACGGTTGCGACGCCGCCGGGAGCCACGGGCCTGATCTTCGCCGACGCGACTGACGGAAAGAAACATCTGTTTGTCGATGTTCCGCCGGGATCGCTGATGAAATTGCCGGCGCTCGGCTTTATCTCCGAGAGCGATCCCCTTTTCGTGCGCACCTACGACTGGCTTCACTCAAACAACTATCAATATTCCTACTCAGATGAGCCATACGGATTGCCGGGGAGTTACCGGCTGCCCTTCACAACATCGTGGGAAGTCGCCGACCACCTCAGGCTCGCCAAGGGCCGCGACCAGGCACTCAAGATTCTGCGTCGAAGCGGCTGGGACGGCGGCATCATTACAGAAGGAGTTTCGCCCGCCACCGGAGTGATGGATCAGGCAGGACGAGCCTTCGCCACCGCTGCCGGCTATGTTGCCCACGCAATCTGCGAGGCCTTCTGCAAGGACGGCCGCCAGCCGGTACCATAAAATCCGTATGTTGAATCCAGAGGCGCTCTGCTGACCGGAGCGCCTCTGCTGCTCTCAATCCCACTGCTCTCTCCAGAAACGAACAGCCTCGTCGGGATCTTCCTCCGATGAGGCTGTTCTTCTTTTTGCTGAACCAAAACGCGGTTACGGCTTAGGCCCCCCATATTTCTGGAGCCACTTGATTTCCTCGCGCACTTTGATCTTCCCATGCCAAGGGTTCTTTGCCAGCGAATGTCCCTCGCCGGGGAAAATCAGTAGTGTCGAGGGCACGTTCAGCGTGTGCAGTGCGCGCTCGAGCAAGTAGTCCTCGGCGACCGAAACGCGTATATCGTCGGCGCCGGCAACCATGTGGGTAGGAGTCTTCACTTTATTGATTTGCCAGAGTGCGGCTTCTTCGTTGTAGACGTTCTCGTTCTCCCAAGGGGTGCCGCCGAGATACCACGCATCATCGAATGTCAGGTCATCGTTGCCCCAGTTCGCGGCGTGTTCGATGGCGCCTGCGCCGGTGACTGCCGCTTTGAAACGCGTCGTTTGCGTGATCAGCCAGTTGGTCATGTAGCCACCATAGCTGTAACCGCCAATAAACAGCCGGTCCGGATCGGCAATGCCGTCGCGGACCAGTGCGTCGACGCCTTCGAGGATGTCTTTGCCGGGACGCGACACAATGTGCGGAACAATCTCGCGCATAAAATCGTCCCCATATCCGGTCGAGCCGCGGTAGTTGGGACGAAACACGAGGTAGCCCTGCGTCGCGGCAAGGATCCCCCAGTCATACCAATCGGCTCCGAACTGATCGCCGTCGGCATCTTCCGGGCCGCCATGAATCAGCAGGAACATCGGGAGGTGTTTTGCCTCGAACTTTCCCGGCGGATAGAGCAGCATTCCCTCAATCTGCCGGCCATCGTCTGCTTTCCATGTATAGGTCTTGCCCTGCGGCAGTGCACGTTCCGTGAATAACTTGTTGAATGCAGTTACTGGCTTCGCCGTTTCCAGTGCTTGCGGGCTGTCGGCAATATAGACCTCACCCGGCCGACCAAGCGCGCTGAAAACGAAGGCAACACGGTTTGAGTGGGTTGCTGTCGCGAGCCGTTTGTACGTTCCTTTCCACGATGGCAGTTCGCGGAACCTGGCCGCAGCACTGGCCTCGGTATACATAGCGACGTTGGTGCCGAGACGCGCGGAAGAGACGACGCTGCCATCGGGAGCAAGTTCCCAGTGCTCGACGTTGCCGCCGAAGGAACCAGCCCAGCGCTGGACCTTCCCGTCCTTCACATCGATGGAGTAGATACGGTTTTGGATGTGCTCGTAATGTTTCTCGATAGACCCCGAACCGACCGAGAAGAGAATGTGTTGCGAGTCGGGAGACCAATGCAAGTCCGACTCCACCGCCTCATTATTGGTGAGCCGCCGTGGCGAGCCTCCATTCGCAGGAGCCAGGTAGATCTCGTAATCGGAGACGCCTTCCACGCGCCCCGATACTGAATCGGTCGTGAACGCAATAGAGCTCCCATCCGGAGACGCCACGAGGTCGTCGACTTTGAAAGGGGTAGTTGTAACGGGTTCGGCTCCGGGCGTTTCTGCCGTTTCCCCCTCCTTTTTGATCTCCGGCTTAGTCTCGAGTTCGCTGATCGCAGATTGGCGCGCCACTGCGTCGGTTACCCGGATGCGCGCGACAACGTCTCCGCGCTCCGATTCCCGGTACTGCACGACGTCCTTCCACTCCGCTTTGTAGGCATCGCGCTTCTGCTTGCTCCATGGAGTGCGCGTCGCGAAATACAACATTTGCGAATCCGGAGACCATGCGAATTCATGTACCGACTCAATCCCGCGAGTTACGGGAAATGCTTCGCCGCCGGATGTCGATATCAAATACAGCTGCGTGATTGTTTTCGCGGCAGGCTGCTCATCCTCGTCGCGGCCCTGCGGCTTAGGATTGGGAGGCGCCGTAGGTCGTGCTTCGTTGGGAACCGGTTGTGTACCTGGCTGAGGCTCGGGCTCTGTCGGCCTTTCGCTGAGAAAAGCAATCCATTTCCCGTCCGGTGACCAGCGCGCGTCGGTATCGCGGCCAGAGTTAGTCAGCAGGATCGGCGCAGTCATGCCTTCGCGCCACAACCAGAGGTCCTTACGAAATCGGTTGTGGCCCCAGTCGGAGCGCTCCGTCCCGATCAGTAGGGCTTTGCCGTCGGGAGCGAGGTTCAGCCCGGTGTAATCGACGTAATTGAAAAACTCGTCGAGAGTTATACGGGGTTTCTCCGCCGCAACTTGTGCTGACGCGGATACGGATACGATGCTGATGAAGGCGACTGCGATTACACCGACAAAGGTTGTGAAGTGTTTCACGAGACTCCTCCGGGAGAAAGCCTCGTAGTATCGCACACACTTACATTCGTACCCAATGGGCGTATAATTCGGCCTCGCTCGCTTTAAAAAAACTTTTCAGGCACCGGGGGATCTTCTCTTGCGCGCGAAACTCTTGCTCTGCTCCGTTCTTGTTATCTCCATCTGCGGATTCAGCCAGCAAATTGACACGGCCAAATCCACCCCTTCCAACTCAATCCTTACCGGCTATTCGAACTCCGCGGCTGCAACCGAACGCCAGTGGGAGGAAAAATTCCGCAACCTTCCTTCACCGGATCTCATGCGCCAATACATGCAGCGCCTCAGTGCGCGTCCTCACGCGGTCGGCCAGCCATACCAGCAGGAGAACGCCGACTGGCTGGCATCGCAGTTCAAGCAGTGGGGCTTCGACACCCACGTCGAGACCTACTATGTGTTGTTCCCTACGCCGAAAGAGCGCGTGCTCGAACTGGTTGCTCCGAGCAAGTTCACGGCAAAACTTCAGGAACCGCCGGTTCCCGGGGACCCGACGTCGAACCAGACTGCCGAGCAGTTGCCGACTTACAACGCCTACGCGGTCGACGGCGATGTGACCGCCCCGCTTGTATATGTGAATTACGGTCTGCGCGAAGATTACGAAATGCTGGATCGCATGGGAATTTCCGTCAAAGGCGCCATCGTGATCGCCCGGTACGGCAGATCCTGGCGTGGCATCAAGCCGAAAGTTGCCGCCGAGCACGGTGCGATCGGCTGCATCATCTACTCCGATCCCGCCGATGACGGTTACACGCAAGGCGATGTCTTTCCCGTTGGCCCAATGCGCCCTAAAGATGGCGTGCAGCGCGGCAGTGTGATGGATACGGATTATCCGGGCGACCCGTTGACTCCGGGCTATGCCTCCACCAAGGACGCCAAGCGTGTCCCGATCTCCGAAGCCAAGACCATCATCAAGATTCCCGTCCTGCCGATTTCTTACGCGGACGCCCAGCCTCTTTTGGCTGCGATCGGAGGTCGAACCGCTCCCGAAAACTGGGCCGGCAGTTTGCCCATCACCTATCACATCGGTCCGGGTCCCGCTCGCGTTCATCTGAAGGTGACGTCGAACTGGGACATCAAACCGATCAACGATATCGTCGCGACGATCCGTGGTTCGCAGTATCCAGATGAGTGGGTCATGCGCGGCAATCACTATGACGCCTGGGTCAACGGTGCCGAAGACCCGATCTCCGGACTCGTCGCCGAACTCGAGGAGGCTCGTTCGCTCGGCGAGCTCGTAAAGCAGGGTTGGCGCCCCAAGCGAACCATCACCTACATCGCTTGGGATGGTGAAGAGCCCGGCCTGCTCGGCTCGACCGAATTCGTCGAAGCCCATCTCGCCGACTTGCGCAAACACGCGGTTATGTACGTTAACTCGGACGGTTCCGGCCGCGGCTATCTCTTTGCCTCTGGGGAGCACACGCTGGAACATTTCATCAATAACGTAGCCAAGGACGTTAATGATCCCGAAAAGAACATCAGCGTCTGGGAGCGCGCCCGCCTGCACCGCATCTCGGCTACGAAAGAGGGCGAAACCCGCTCCGAACTCCGCACGCGCACCGATGTTCGCATCAGTCCCCTCGGAGATGGTTCGGATTACGCGCCCTTCCTCGACCACGCCGGCGTGCCTGCGCTGAACCTCGGCTTCGGTGGGGAGGACGACGGTGGCATCTACCATTCGATCTATGACGATTTCTACTGGTACACGCATTTCTCCGATACCAAGTTTGTTTACGGGCGCGCTCTCGCGCAGACTGCCGGTACCGCCGTCATGCGCATGGCCGATGCCGAAATGATTCCTGTCAGCTTCGGCGATATGGCGGACACCATTGCCCGCTACGACAAGGAAATTCATGAATTGTTCGACAAGAGCCAATCGAAAGCAAAAGAAACCAATACCGAGTTGGACGAAGGTGTATTCACGGCGAGTTCCGACCCACTGAAGCCGCTAGGGCCTCCGGATCGCGCTGATGTACCTCCGTTCCTGAACTTCGCGCCCCTGGATAACGGTTCTGCCGCATTCACCACCGCGGCCAAGCGCTTCGAAAAAGCCTTGACGGCAGCGGAAAAGAATGGCGGCGAGACCTTCGCGAATGCATCCGTCGACAAGCTCAACCAGCAGCTCATCCAGTGCTGGCAGGCCTTCCTCGACGAACGGGGCTTGGCGGATCGCCCCTACTTCAAGAACATGATCTACGCTCCCGGCGCCTATACCGGATACGGCGTAAAAACCCTCCCCGCGATTCGGGAGGCGCTTGAGATGAAGAGATGGGCGCAGGCGGAGCAGGGTGCGGCACAAGTCGGAGAGGTGCTGCAAAACTCCGCGAAGGCAATCGAAGAAGCCGCCAACATGCTCGAGCAAATGACCAAATCGCCCGCGAATTCATCGACCGCGAGCGGTTCGAACTAGTTCTCAAAGAACAAGGCGAAAGGGTAATTGGCACCCCCTTCGCCTTGTCCACAATGGTGCACAAACCTGTTGGACAGTGATATCGATCACGGCACCCTCCCAATCGTGTCGAATAATCTAAGTTGGAGGACGATGCAAGAACGAGCGGGGAAGACTTCATGAATTTGACAATGTCGGGAGGGCAGCCACCATGGCAAAGGTAGATCGAAGGATTCTCGTCACCGGATCATCGGGCCAAATCGGCTCCGAACTTGTGCCTGTGCTGCGCGAGCGATATGGACCAGAGAACGTAGTCGCCTGTGACATCAAGCCAGTGGACGAAGGCTCGGGCCCCTTTGAACTCGCCGACGCTACGAATCGTGACGCGTTGGAAAACATCATTCGGAAGCACAACATCGGGTCCATCTACCACCTGGTCTCGATTCTTTCCGCGACGGGCGAGCAGAATCCGTCTCTTGCCTGGTCCGTAAACATCGAGAGCCTCAGGAGTGTGCTCGATCTTGCCGTGCGGCACCAAATGGAAAAGGTGTTCTGGCCAAGCTCCATCGCCGCCTTTGGGCCCCATACGCCTCGCATTCAAACTCAGCAACTCACGGTCATGGACCCCAACACGATGTACGGCATCACCAAGGTTGCGGGCGAACTTCTCTGCAACTATTACTTCGTGAAATACGGCCTCGATGTTCGATGTCTCAGATTTCCCGGGATCATCAGTTGGAAGACGCCACCGGGAGGTGGCACTACGGACTACGCGGTGGCGATCTTCCATGACGCGCTCCGCGAGGGGCGTTATCAGTGCTTTGTTTCTGCCGATACAGTCCTCCCCATGATGTACATGCCCGATGCCGTCCGCGCAGTCATTGAATTCATGGCGGCTTCACGCTCGCGGCTTAGCA
Protein-coding sequences here:
- a CDS encoding glycoside hydrolase family 125 protein, with product MNSTTFRFAIFLKMLILFCLLGTAAFAAETPRRIPITLGADDVIPTGNEWIALPTIRASDAALVNFNVLSMRDRGLLQVSGDGNSPALGPYVQVDGKTVAIRNLSWELIEYWVPTAKFSVGDIEFTFTYCAPPGSRGAFLNIKATNRGKAQTSVVLGAKASWGALDRVTYLPVALRGDRTIVPAPWVADGETFAFVTDDTKFAWAFVHPGSQTTWNGPPAEHAPMSDAHKSVTLAPGSSTEVNFVLAAGVEEFSAAHNAKALVELLDRNGADALIDEAAAWCRKRTRTTGQPDLDLLMNRNFLFTALYAWGRTIDTEQLVGATSRSPRYYVSAAYWDRDAMLWSFPGLLDIDPGMARDALDYALTIQLRNTGIHSRFIDGIVLEDGFQLDEAVAPVIALGDYVKKTNDTGFLTAHRDALVMLRDRLLSRFDPATGLYSTLQDSQDEYQKLPFNTYSNVLTWRALLDMADLFEGLKDANTARDLTQRAALLKKAILQETVATPPGATGLIFADATDGKKHLFVDVPPGSLMKLPALGFISESDPLFVRTYDWLHSNNYQYSYSDEPYGLPGSYRLPFTTSWEVADHLRLAKGRDQALKILRRSGWDGGIITEGVSPATGVMDQAGRAFATAAGYVAHAICEAFCKDGRQPVP
- a CDS encoding NAD-dependent epimerase/dehydratase family protein, which gives rise to MAKVDRRILVTGSSGQIGSELVPVLRERYGPENVVACDIKPVDEGSGPFELADATNRDALENIIRKHNIGSIYHLVSILSATGEQNPSLAWSVNIESLRSVLDLAVRHQMEKVFWPSSIAAFGPHTPRIQTQQLTVMDPNTMYGITKVAGELLCNYYFVKYGLDVRCLRFPGIISWKTPPGGGTTDYAVAIFHDALREGRYQCFVSADTVLPMMYMPDAVRAVIEFMAASRSRLSTHLGYNLAAMSFSAEELAREIKRHLPNFVCTYRPDARQKIADSWPKSIDDSCSREEWGWRPEFDLGKTVADMLTNLRTLVVETAEARG
- a CDS encoding HAD family hydrolase; the protein is MSQVSCEAVLFDLDGVLIDSTPAVERVWTRWAEVHGFEPHEVVQRAHGRPSIVTLREYLPNANHEAENTLVERAEIEDIEGIVPLPGALELLRSLPPDRWAIVTSCTRPLAKVRIDAAGLPRPKFFIASTDVSNGKPHPEPYLQGAKRLGFAAERCIVVEDAPAGIRAGKAAGMRVIAFGTITGEKELRDAGANWILRNCSEIRTKSLGAAGLELSLSD
- a CDS encoding transferrin receptor-like dimerization domain-containing protein, which gives rise to MRAKLLLCSVLVISICGFSQQIDTAKSTPSNSILTGYSNSAAATERQWEEKFRNLPSPDLMRQYMQRLSARPHAVGQPYQQENADWLASQFKQWGFDTHVETYYVLFPTPKERVLELVAPSKFTAKLQEPPVPGDPTSNQTAEQLPTYNAYAVDGDVTAPLVYVNYGLREDYEMLDRMGISVKGAIVIARYGRSWRGIKPKVAAEHGAIGCIIYSDPADDGYTQGDVFPVGPMRPKDGVQRGSVMDTDYPGDPLTPGYASTKDAKRVPISEAKTIIKIPVLPISYADAQPLLAAIGGRTAPENWAGSLPITYHIGPGPARVHLKVTSNWDIKPINDIVATIRGSQYPDEWVMRGNHYDAWVNGAEDPISGLVAELEEARSLGELVKQGWRPKRTITYIAWDGEEPGLLGSTEFVEAHLADLRKHAVMYVNSDGSGRGYLFASGEHTLEHFINNVAKDVNDPEKNISVWERARLHRISATKEGETRSELRTRTDVRISPLGDGSDYAPFLDHAGVPALNLGFGGEDDGGIYHSIYDDFYWYTHFSDTKFVYGRALAQTAGTAVMRMADAEMIPVSFGDMADTIARYDKEIHELFDKSQSKAKETNTELDEGVFTASSDPLKPLGPPDRADVPPFLNFAPLDNGSAAFTTAAKRFEKALTAAEKNGGETFANASVDKLNQQLIQCWQAFLDERGLADRPYFKNMIYAPGAYTGYGVKTLPAIREALEMKRWAQAEQGAAQVGEVLQNSAKAIEEAANMLEQMTKSPANSSTASGSN
- a CDS encoding prolyl oligopeptidase family serine peptidase; this translates as MKHFTTFVGVIAVAFISIVSVSASAQVAAEKPRITLDEFFNYVDYTGLNLAPDGKALLIGTERSDWGHNRFRKDLWLWREGMTAPILLTNSGRDTDARWSPDGKWIAFLSERPTEPEPQPGTQPVPNEARPTAPPNPKPQGRDEDEQPAAKTITQLYLISTSGGEAFPVTRGIESVHEFAWSPDSQMLYFATRTPWSKQKRDAYKAEWKDVVQYRESERGDVVARIRVTDAVARQSAISELETKPEIKKEGETAETPGAEPVTTTPFKVDDLVASPDGSSIAFTTDSVSGRVEGVSDYEIYLAPANGGSPRRLTNNEAVESDLHWSPDSQHILFSVGSGSIEKHYEHIQNRIYSIDVKDGKVQRWAGSFGGNVEHWELAPDGSVVSSARLGTNVAMYTEASAAARFRELPSWKGTYKRLATATHSNRVAFVFSALGRPGEVYIADSPQALETAKPVTAFNKLFTERALPQGKTYTWKADDGRQIEGMLLYPPGKFEAKHLPMFLLIHGGPEDADGDQFGADWYDWGILAATQGYLVFRPNYRGSTGYGDDFMREIVPHIVSRPGKDILEGVDALVRDGIADPDRLFIGGYSYGGYMTNWLITQTTRFKAAVTGAGAIEHAANWGNDDLTFDDAWYLGGTPWENENVYNEEAALWQINKVKTPTHMVAGADDIRVSVAEDYLLERALHTLNVPSTLLIFPGEGHSLAKNPWHGKIKVREEIKWLQKYGGPKP